Within Sorangiineae bacterium MSr11367, the genomic segment GTCGCCGCGTGCCGCGCTTCGGCTCGAGCTCGTGCCGGGGAAAACTCCGGGGCGGGCCGCGATTCGATTCGCGAACCCGGGAACACGAACGCTGACCGTGCTGCTCGACAACGACGATCCGCCTTTCCTCGAACGCGATACGGGCGTGCGCATCGAGGCCGGCTTTCCGCACAAAGGCCCCATGGCCTTGGCCGGCGGCGGTCACGAGGATGTCGAAATGCGAATCCCCGTGCGCGGTCATGTACGTGCCGCGTTCGACGGTATGCTGCGCATCACCGGAACGGCACACGACGATTCTTGGCAGGCGAGCCTGCGCTCGGCAACCGTCGCATTCTGAGCGGGCCACTCGAAAAATCGCTCACGACGACTGCACGGTAGGCGCCCTCCAGGCGTCTTCCCTTCGAGAGCATGCGCGCATCCCCGATCCGACGGCTTCCTTGGGCACTGGTCGTGCTCGTCATGGCCCTGGCGGCATGGTTGGCCTTTCGCCATCGCGCAGCCCGAGGCGTGGCGCACGTGGCGGACGCCGCGGGCGTCGAATCGGTCACCCGTTCGGGGGACATGCTTCCGCCCGACGAACCAAGCAGCGACGCGGCCTTGGCCCGCGCCATTCTCGCGGGCAAAGTCACCGATCCCACGTCGAAGCCCATCGCGGGGGCCTCGGTTTGCGCGTTTGCATCGTCGGAGCGCCTCGTCTCGGCCGAAACGCGGACGCCCCACTGTGCAACGAGCGGTGCCGATGGGCGCTACCGCATCGAGGGGCTCCTCGTGGCGAACTACGAAATCAGCGCATCGGCGCCGCGATACCGACCGGGACGATGGCGGGATCCCACGACGGGCGGCCACACCCTCGAGTTGGCGGCTGGCGAAACGCGCGACGGCGTCGACGTCGTTTTGCTTCCAGGCGGCGTCGAGGTGCGCGGCCGGGTCAATGACATTGCCGGTGGCATCATCACGGGCGCGGTGGTGACCGTGGGCAACGAATCGGTCGCCGAGAGCGATGCCAAGGGCGAGTGGGTGGCCTGGGCCGCACCGGGACGGATCGAAGCGCGCGCCACGGCGGCGGGCTACACGGAAGGCTCCGCGGAGGGAATCGCCCCGGGCCAGTTCATCGAAATATCGCTGACGCCCGAATCCGTATTGGAGGGCCGCGTCGTGGAGGCTGGAACGGATACCCCGGTGGCAGGGGCGCGCGTCTCGGCCGAGCGGGCCACGGCGCTCACCGACGCGGAAGGGCACTTTCGCATTTCGGGGCTCGAGCCCGGGCGCTACAAGCCGGAAGCACGGAGCGCGCACCGCTGGGGAATCGCCCGCGAGAGCGTTCTTCTCGGCGTGGGCGAGTCCTCGAGCGAAGTGATCATCGAGGTGCATCCGGCGCTCCTGGTGAGCGGCCGCGTCGAGCTCGCGGACAGCAAGGCTCCGGCCTGCAGCGAAGGCTCGGTGGACTTGGTCGAGGTCACCACCGGCGAACGACGCGGTGCGAAGCCGGACCACGATGGGCACGTGCGGATCGAAGGCGTACTGCCAGGTCGCTACGACGTCGCCATCACGTGCCCCGATGCCGCACTCGAGGACAGCTACCCGCCGATCACCGTGGCCACCGAAGACGTGACGGGGGCCACGTGGAACGTGAAGTCGGGATTCACCGTGCAGGGCAAGATCGTGGACGCCACGGGCCAACCCGTTGCTGGAGCAACGGTCTTGGCGCAAACGGTTGGCCAGGGGCGCGATCCGCGTGCGCGGGTCGCCTGGAAAGACGCGAGGTCGGAGAAGGACGGTGCGTTTCGCCTGCGAGGCCTCGCGCCGGCGACGTACCGGGTGCACGTGGACGACCAAGGAACCACGGCGATGAAAGAGCCTTTGGAGGTGAAGGTCGATCGCAACATCGACGGCCTTCGCATCGTGCTCCCTGCCAGCGGATCCATCGAGGGAACCGTCGTCGATGGCACCGGCGCCCCCGTTCCGAAGCTACGCGTCGAAGCGCAGGGCGACCGCTTCGACCTCGGGGGCGAGACGTTCGCGCTGGACGATGGAACCTTCGTGCTCAAGAGCCTGCACCCAGGTGAATACCGTTTGCGGGCCACCCATCGTTGGTGGGGGGCCGTGCGAGCGCCCGGAACGAAAGACGACGACGTGCAGGGCATCCTGGTGACGGTGCGCGTTCGAAGCACGACGCGCGCGAAGCTCGTGGTGGAGGCCCAGCGCGGTGAAATCCGCGGGCGCGTGGTGGATGACGGCGGCCAACCGGTGACCGACGCCTTCATCGAAGCCGCGCGCGAATCGGACAGCGCGGGCCGGTCTCCGGGGGATGCGGAACGCGAGACGCGGTGGGAGTGGAACCATGAGACGCCCGCGCTGACGGATCTCGACGGCAAATTCACGGTCAAGAAGCTTTCCCCCGGAACGTATACGGTGCGCGCCCACCGAAAGGGCGGCGGCGAGGCGGTGGCCAAGGAAGTGCAAGTGGGCGGCAACGTCACCCTGACGATCCGCCGGGCGAGCTCCATCGCGGGAACCGTCACCGGCGCCCGAGGAAAGCCCCCCGAGCGGTTCACCGTGGCGGTCGTCGACAAGAAGAAGGGCTTCGAGCGGCAGGAGTCGTTCTTCCGAACCGGCGGGGCGTTCAAGATGCGCGATTTGCCACCCGGCGACTTCGAGGTCTCCGCCGAGGCCACCGAGGGGCGCGCCCTCGCACAAGTTCCGCTCGCACAGGGAGAGAAGTACGACGGGCTCGCGTTGACGCTCGAAGGAGGCGCATCGCTCCGAGGCCGCGTCGTGGCGTTCGACAGCGGGCAGCCCATCGCGAGGATGGTCGTGTTCGTGGAAGCGGCCAAGGGCGGACGTGGACGGCCGATGGGCGTGATGGACGAGGGGGACCGAAAGAATGTGACCGATGCGGACGGCCGCTTCGAGATCCAGCATTGTCCGCCGGGCCGCGTAAACCTGTATGCCTTTCCGGGAGACTATGCGGTATCCGAATACGGCTTTGCGGAGGTGCCGCTTACCCTCGAGGCCGGCCAAAGCCATGAAGCACCGCCGCTCCGCGCTCCGCGGCGTCGGACGAAGGGATTCGGCAAAGGCGGCGACCTCGGTTTTCTCATCCAGGAAATGCCCCCCGACGCCGATCTCGAGCAAACGCGGTTCATGGTGAGCACCGTGCGGCCGAACGGCCCGGCCGCGAAAGCGGGGCTCGTCATGGGCGACGAGATCGTCTCGGTCGAGGGGCAAGACGTGGTGGGCGCTCTCGGATACATGTACCATACACTCGCCGAAGCGCCGGAAGGCTCCACGGTGACGCTCGGCGTTCGCCGCGGGGCGTCGATCGTCGTCAAAGCCGAGAAGCCGCTTTGATGGGACACGGCGCGAGCTAGGTTTTCGTGCGAAGCGACGAGGCGAGGAAGTCCACGAAGGCTCGCACCTTGGCCGAGGGCAGATGCCGCGACGGGTGGAGGCTGTAGACGGGAAACCGCTCCTCCGCCCAATTCGGGAATAGCTCGACGAGTGCCCCCGATTGCAAGAGATCATCGAGTCCAAGCTCGAAGAATTGGGCGATCCCGAACCCCTCGGTGCACATGGATAAGCCCGTCGCGAGATCATTCACCGTGAATTGCCCCGAGACGGGCACACGCAGGATCCGACCTCCACGGTGAAATTCCCACGAGAAGGGGCGGCCCGTCGTCGGATCGCGAAACAGAATGCATTCGCGTCGCCCATGACCGAGCTCGCGCGGGTGCTTCGGCGTTCCGTGGCGCGCCAAGTAGGCCGGTGCGGCACACGTGAGAATGCGCGTTTCGAGCAGGCGACGGGCAATGGCCGATGATGGCTCCGGGTCGCCAAACCGAACCGCCACGTCGAAGCCCTCGGCGACGAGGTCCGGCAACCGATCGCGCACCACCAATTCGACCGTCACTTCCGGGTGCGCGCGCAGAAACGCGCCCATGAGCGGCGCGAGCAGCAGGCGCACGGCCGCCGAATCCGTGTTGACCCGCAGCCGCCCTCGCGGTGTGGAACGCGCGCGGCCGATCTCGTTCACCGTTTCTTCGATGCCCGCGTACAGCGGCATGACCTGCGCATAGAAGCGGCGCCCTTCGTCGGTGAGCTCGACCGAGCGCGGCGTGCGGTCGAAGAGGCGCACCCCTACCCGCGCTTCGAGCCGCGCAATCGCCCGACTGACACCGGACTGCGTCAACCCGAGCGCTTCGCTTGCGTGAACGAAGCTTTTCGCGTTTGCAACCGCCGCCAGAACTTCGAGCCCACCGAGCAACCGCGCGTCCATGAGCGCATGATGACACAAAATCATTGTAACGATGACGAAGATGCGTTGGCCGCATCGACGACGAACGTGCATTCTGCGTTGCATGCATCTCACCGAAGAGCAGATTGACCGCATCTTGCAGGGAATGGCCGACCGATATGGTCTGCAGCTTCGATCGCCCATTCTGCATTCGCCGTCGGAGCACGGACTGAGCTACGAAGACGTCTCCTTCCCTTCTCTGGACGGCGTGCCCCTCGAGGGGTGGTTCATCCCCGCCCCGGGCTCCGACCGCCTCATCATCGCCAATCACCCTATGGGGTTCACCCGCGCCGGGCTGCCCACGCACCTCGAGCCGTGGAAGTCCATCTGGGGTCCGAGCGGCAACACCGCCGAGGTGGACTTCGTCGTGGACTACAAAATCTTGCACGACGCCGGCTACAACGTTCTCGCCTACGACTTGCGCAACGCCGGGCTCAGTGGCGCCGCCAACGGCGGCATCGCCTCGAGCGGAATCTTCGAATCGCGCGATGTCCTCGGCTCGTTGCGGTACGCACGCGATCGCAAAGACACGCGCGGCATGCGCATGGCGCTCTTCAGCCGATGCCTGGGTTGCAATGCCACGTTCCATGCGATGACCAAGGAGCCGCAAGCTTTCGACGGCGTACGCTGTTTGCTCGGGCCGCAGCCGGTCACGCCGAAAACCATTTCCGAACAGCTCCTCGTGCGCGCGGGCGTACCGGCCGAGCGCATCGAGGACTTGGACACGTACGTCCTGCGTCGCACGGGCATTGGATTCGCGGCCAGGGATACGAAAGACTGGGCCAAGAGCGTGTGCGTCCCGACCTTCCTCTACCAGGTTCACGACGACGTGCTGACCAAGCCCAGCGACGTGCAGACCATGTTCGACAACATTCCCGTGGCCGACAAAAAGCTCCACTGGATCCGTGAAACATCGGCCCGCTGGGATGGCTACCTCGAATTCCAGCGGCGGCCAAAGCCCATGCTGGATTGGTTCGAGAGCCATATGCCCGCAAGCGACCACCGCTAATCGACGCGCAAGGGAATCGACCGTGGAACACTTTCGCGAGAGGTTCGAGCAATCGCGCCTTCGGCTCTCGCACCTTGGCGCGGCCTGCGCATTCATCTACGTGCTTGCGGCAGGTGTGCAACAGGTCATCCTGGGCCATTTTCCCGCCCATCCATCGCCGGCGCAGGCGCTTCTCATTCGGTGTGAGACCATCGACCTGCTCCGCGCAACCCTCATCCTATTGGCCATCCTGATGGGCATGGTGGTCTTCGTGGCCATCGCCGCCCATCGGGTGAGAAGTTCACCAGGAGCCGTACTGCTCGGGCTTCCCTTTGCGGTACTCTGGGTCGCGCTGGAGCTTTGGTATCGCTCGATCGATCTTTTCGTCGTCAGCCTGCAATGGGCACGTGCCTATCGCGTGGCGACCGACGATGCGCTCGAGCAGCAACTCCTGGAACGCACCATTCAGTGGGACGGCATCGTCACGGCACTCTACTTCCCACTGCTGCTCGTGCTTCTCGTGGCCGTCATCTGCTTTGCATTCGCGCTTGGAACGGAGCCTCGGTGGAAGGTTCGCGTGCCGGCGCTGGGATGGAGTCTCTATGGGACAACCGTGCTGGCGCGCATCCTCGGCGGATATGCGGGGCTCGCGTGGCTGGAGCCATTCAATGACCGCGCCTACTTCCCGGCCGTGATACTTGCATATGGAACCACGGCCATTTGGCTTTGGAGCGAGGGTCCGCCCTGGGCGACGGTCTGACTTAGTCGCCGCGTGGGGAAAAGATGAGAGGGTAGACGACCTTCACTTTTCCTCCCTCCGGCGCGGGAAGGGAGAGGCTCGCCATCCCATTCTGGATGCAAGCCCATGCCCGCGTCTTCATGCGTCGGTCTCCTTCCCGACACATCGACCGCGCACGGCCCCTAGCTGCGCGTTGCCCGCAAGCGAAGTCATAGCGACATCCGTCCCACGTTCAAGCACACTCGGTGCCAGCGCGGCACACGGGGGGGCGACGTTCTAGGACGAACTGCGCCAGCGGCGCGCCGATTCGCATTCAACGTGTGCAGACAGACAGTCCTATGCTGTGCTGGCATGAGAGGGTACGGGCATGTCCGAGTTCAGGATGACGTTCACTCACGCGCGCAGCGATCCAGATGCCCAGGCGCTCCTCGAGCGCGTCGAGCATGGGACGGATGACGAGCGCGAACGAGCGCTCATGGCATTGCGCAAGCGCGCGGAAATGACGAAAGACGCAGACCATTGGAATACGGCGGGCATTGCGTATTCGCGAGCAGGGCAGCATTCCATCGCACGGCCCATCTTCGAGCGCCTCGTTCGAGCGCACCCGAATGGTGACGCGTATCGAATGAACCTGGCCATATCGCTGTCCCAGGCGCAAGAAGTCGCGGGATGCCGACACCATTTGAGTCTTCTCGCCGAGAAGGGCAGCAGTCCGGACATTCGCCGGAGCGCGCAGGAACAGCTGAGAGGCTACGAGGAGATGCTCGGCCTTACCCCGGACGCAAGAGCGCTTCGCGAACATCAAATGGAAGCCCTCCGAAGCGCCGTCGCGCGCCGCGAACGCCCCGAGGACTATGCCGCTCTAGGGAGGCATCTGCTCCGTGAAGAGAAGCTCGAACCCCTGCAGGGCGCACTGGATGAAGCCATTGCCGTCCTCGAAGACGGGCACGCCGCGTTTCCGAGTGACGTAACCGTCCTCGAGTACCTCATTGCCTGTTATCTGCGAACCGGCCCGCACGCGCGTCTCGATGCGGCGCTTGAAAAGCTGGAGCGCATCGCACCGCAGTCGCGGCTGCTTTCGATCGTTGCCGAATCGGCGGCCGACGCGAAGGACAATGATTTCGTTCGACAACGTCAGGCGCGGGCGGACGAGCTGGTGGTGGCCGCCATGAAGGGCTCCGGCGCGGGCCGGCAGGCCGCCTTGGACGACCTGGCCCGGATCGTTGCCGGGGCACCCGACAATGTGGGATACCGCCTTGCTTATGCGTTTGCGCTCTCGATGTGCGGTGCCGTCGAGCGTGCGCGTGAACACGCCGAGATCGTCGCCCGCGCGATCGGCGAGAGCCACGAACAGCACTTCAACCTCGGTCAGGTATTCTGGCGCGCGGGTGACCAACCCCGCGGCAAGGAGCACCTCGAGCTCGCGCGCCGATACGCGAAGACGCCAAAGGAGCACGCGGACGTCGACGCGATCCTGCGCGAGCTCGAGGCTTTGCGTTTCCCGAAGTAGCCGAATCAACTCGGCCTTTCGTCGCCCGATTCATTACGATGTAGCGACAATCCAATTCATTGAATCATCGATAAGCGATGTCGCCTCGTGGCGCGTGACGCTGCCTATGCGGCGCGCCGGCTCGTCGATGTAACTATTCCGCCACGTCACTGGCGCGACGTGCCCAGAGCCGAACTTCAAATGAACTCGCCCCTCGCTGCGTAAGCAGATTGGAGAGGGCGACGCATTGGCTCTGAATCGGGAGATATCGCAATGGAACCAATGAATGGCCCGCGAAACGAGAGCCCTGCGCCTGCAATGGATACTTCTGGCGTCGAGGCATGGTTATGCCGCGAGCTGGCCGCGGCGCTCGATGTGGGTGTCGAGCGAATCGACGTGCGCACACGATTCAAGCAACTCGGTTTGGATTCCGCGCACGCGACCGCCATCATCGCCCGACTCGGGCAACGGTTGCAGCGGCCTCTCCCGGTAACCCTCTTTTGGGAATACGCCACCGTGGAGGCGGTCGCCCGGCATCTCGTGTCTCCGACGGCGGCGGACCATGGTGCGGCGGGAGAAGAGCCCATTCCCCTGGCGCGGGCGCGGAATGCCGAGGAGCCGATCGCCATCGTGGGCGCCTCGTGCCGGTTTGCCGGCGGGGTCCGTTCGTTGGAATCGTTCTGGCAGCTGCTCGAACGCGGGGGCGATGCCATCTCCGACGTGCCCGCGGATCGCTGGAACGTCGATGCATTTTTCGACGCAGACCGGACCACGCCCGGAAAAATGAACACCCGGCGGGGGGGCTTCGTCGATGGCGTCGATCGCTTCGATGCAGAGTTTTTCGGCATCTCGCCACGCGAGGCCATGCAGATGGACCCGCAGCAGCGCTTGCTTCTCGAGCTTGCGTGGGAAGCGCTGGAGGACGCCGCGACGCTTCCCGAGGCACTCCAGTCGAGCGCTACGGGCGTGTTCGTCGGGGTCATGGGTAGCGACTACGCGCGCATGTTCGGAACGGAGCCCGAGCGGATCGAGCAGCACACCGCCACCGGCCATGACACGAGCATCATCGCGGCGCGCGTTGCGTACACGTTCGGTCTGCAAGGCCCGGCGATGTCCATCAACACGGCGTGCTCCTCGTCCCTCGTCGCGGTTCACCTGGCGTGCCAGAGCCTGCGGGACGGGGAATCGGAGGTGGCACTGGCGGGCGGCGTGCACCTGGTGCTCTCGCCGCTGAGCACCATCGCGATGACGAAATTCGGTGCGCTCTCGACCGACGGGCGATGCAAAGCGTTCGACCTGCGCGCCGACGGCTATGTGCGCGGCGAAGGCGGCGGCTTGGTCGTGCTGAAAAGGTTGTCGCGCGCGATCGCGGACCGCGACCGGATTCGCGGTGTCGTGCTCGCGAGCGCGGTCAACAACGATGGTTTCTCCAATGGCCTCACCGCGCCCAATCCGAAAGCGCAGGAGCAGATGCTGCGCACGGCGTATGCGCGCGCGCGCATCGCGCCACGAAAGGTGGCGTACGTCGAAACGCACGGACCGGGAACGCTGCTGGGCGATCCCATCGAGGCCGGCGCACTCGGGAAGGTGCTCGGCGCAGGCCGGCGCGCCGATCGGCCGCTGCGCATCGGGTCGGTGAAGACCAACTTGGGGCACACCGAGGCCGCCGCGGGGATTGCCGGGCTGCTCAAGGTCCTGCTCGCGCTCGAGCACGATCGGCTCCCGCCGAATCTTCATTTCGAGACGGCCAATCCACATATCGACTTCGAGTCGCTGCGGCTCGAGGTGCAAAGCACGCTGGAACCGTGGCCGAGCATGGACGATGCCGATTCCAAGGACTCGGATTCGGGGGATCCGCGGATCGCCGGGGTGAGTTCGTTCGGCTTCGGAGGCACGAATTGTCACCTCGTCGTGCGCGGATATCCCGCCCCCCGTCGCCCGGCCGACGTCTGGCGGGAGGCCCGCCCGCCCGTGCCCTCCGTGCCGCCGCGCATCGTGTTCGTGTGCCCTGGGCAAGGCGGTCAGTGGTCGGGCATGGGGGTGGCGCTGCTGCGCGAGGAAGCCGTCTTTCGGTTTGCGCTCGAAGCCTGCGATCGCGCCATTCGAGCGCACACGGGATGGAGCGTCCTCGAACGACTCACGGGCACCACGGGACTGGGAAGAACGGATGTCGTGCAGCCGGTCCTCTTTGCGATGCAGGTCGCCATGGCCCGGCTCTGGGAGAGTTGGGGGATTCGCCCCGACGCCTTGGTGGGCTTCAGCCAAGGCGAGATGGCGGCGGCCCATCTTGCCGGGATCCTGTCGCTGGAGGATGCCGCGCGGATCGTCTGCGTACGCAGCGCGCTTCTCTACGACAAGGCGCCACCCGGTGGCATGCTCTCCGTCGCGCTACCTGCCGGCGACGCCCTGCGCGCCGCAGGTGAAGACGGGCTGGTCGTCGCGGCGCATAGCGGGCCTGCCGCCACGGTGCTGAGTGGCGAGGTCTCCGCCATCGAGCGCGCGCTGCTCCGACTGGACGCGGACGGGCTACGCGCGGCACGGATCGATGTCGATTATGCGTCGCACAGCCCGGCGATGAAGGCTTTGGAGGGCGAGCTTTCGGCGCGGCTCGCCGGATTGACCCCCTGCCCTGCCACCGTGCGCATGGTCTCGACGGTGCTCGGCGGCGAGGACCTCGCGGGCAGCGAATGTGGTCCGCGCTACTGGGTCAGGAACCTGCAGGAGCCGGTGCGGTTCCAGCAGGCCGTGGAGCGCCTGGGATCCGAGGGGCCTGCCCTCTTCGTCGAGCTCGGCCCGCACCCCGTTCTCGTGCGGTCCATCCAAGCGATGATTGCGGCCGGTTCGGTGAGCGGGGCTGCGGTCGCGTCGTGCCACCGCGACGAAGAGGAGCGGGAAAGCCTCCTCGCATCGCTGGACACCCTCGTCGCGCACGGTGCGCAGCTGCGGGTGGAGCCCTCGCCCGTGCGGGGCATGTTGTTTCCCATCTCCGGGAAAACCGAGGCCGCGCTCCGTGCCCAGGCCGCACTCCTCCGCGATCACGTGGCGGGACATGCCGATCGCGCGTTGGAGGATCTCGCCTTTTCCCTCGCCACCACGCGGACCCACTTCGAGCATCGCGCCAGCTTCGTTGCGAACGAGCGCGCTCAGCTCCTCGACGCCCTCGATGCGCTCGCGGAGGGACGCCCATTCCCTCGCGCCGCGGTTGGACGTAGCGCGGCGGGCAGCAAGGTCGTCTTCGTCTTTCCCGGGCAGGGATCGCAATGGCCTGGCATGGCCGTCGAGCTCCTCCGAACCTCACCGCTCTTTCGCCAGCACCTCGAGGCGTGCGAACGAGCCCTCGCGCCGCACATCGACTGGTCACTTCTCGCCGTGCTCCGCGGCGAAGACGGCGCCCCGTCGCTCGATCGTGTCGACGTGGTCCAGCCGGCCCTGTTCGCCGTCATGGTCTCACTCGCCGCCCTTTGGCGATCGCTCGGCGTCGAGCCCGACGCGGTCGTGGGCCATAGTCAGGGCGAGATCGCCGCCGCCCACGTCGCAGGCGCGCTCTCCCTCGAGGATGCGGCCAAGATCGTCGCATGGCGCAGTCGCGCGCTCAGGCGTCTGGCCGGCGCTGGCGCCATGGCTTCCGTCGAGTCGAGCGTCGCCGAGCTGCGTTCCAACCTGGCCCCCTTCGGGGACCGGCTGGCCGTCGCCGCCATCAATGGCCCCACCGCCACCCTCGTCTCCGGCGATTCCGATGCCGTCGATGCGTTCTTGGAGAACCTCGAGTCCGGCGTGTTCGCGCGAAAGGTGCAGGTCGACTACGCTTCCCACTCGGCCCACGTCGAAGCGGTCCGCGAGGACATCGTCTCGGGACTTGCCACCATCACCCCACGCCGCTGCGCGATCCCACTGCGTTCGACCGTGACGGCGACGTCGCTCGAAGGACCGGAGCTCGATGCCGAGTATTGGTTCCAGAATCTTCGTCGAACCGTCCGCTTTGCCGACGTCACCGAGTCGCTGCGTCGTGAGGGATTTCGCTACTTCGTCGAGGTGAGCCCTCATCCCGTGCTCACCCTCGCCATGCAGAGCCCCCGCGAGCACGCAGGCGACTCGGAGCCCGTCGTCGTCGGAACGCTCCGCCGCCATGAAGGCGACTTCGGACGGATCCTGCTCGCGGCCGGCGAACTCCATACGCGAGGACTGCCCCTCGATTGGACGCGTCTCGTGCCATCGGGCCGGCGCACCGATCTGCCAACCTACGCCTTTCAACGGCAACGCCATTGGCTCGACGCCTCGAGCGTGAGCAAGACCAGCGCCGATGTGGCCTCCGCGGGGTTGGCGACCATGGATCACCCCTTGCTTGGCGCCGCGGTGCCCTTGCCCGAGGGCCAAGGCGTCGTCTTCACCGGCCGTCTGTCCCTCGCCGAGCAGCCCTGGCTCGCCGGCCACCAAGTCTTCGGCGAGGTCATTTTGCCCGGTGCCGCGTTCGTCGAGCTTGCGCTGGCGGCGGCGCACCGGGTGGGGCTCGACCGGATCGAAGAGCTCACCTTGGAGAGCCCCATCGCCCTGCCCCCGCACGGCGCGACGTGGGTGCAGCTCGCGCTCGGCCCGGTGAACGACCGCAAGCGCTCCCTGACGGTCCACACCCGCGCGGCGGATTCTGCCGATCTCGTCTCCGACGAGCATATTCCGTGGACGAGGCACGCCACCGGCACGCTCGCCCCGGCCTCCGCGTCCGTCGATGGCGGTCTCCGTACTTGGCCGCCCCGCGATGCGACGCCCGTTTCACTCGACGGTGTCTACGAACGTCTCGCCCGCAGCGGGCTCTCCTACGGTCCGGATTTCCAAGGCCTGCGCGCGATGTGGAGGCGCAACGACGAGCTCTTCGCCGAGGTGGCTCTGCCCCACGATGCCGCCAAGGACGCACCTCGCTTCGCCATCCATCCCGCGCTCCTCGATGCCGCGTTGCATGCGCTGGCCGTCGAATCCGTCGAGCGCACGGGCGACGTCGTGCTCCCCTTCACCTGGAGCGACGTTTCGCTGCGCTCCGTGGGAGCCTCCCTCGCGAGGGTGTCCTTCCGCTACCGCGAGGAGCGGAGCACCGTTTCGATGGTGCTCGCCGATGCGGCCGGCGATCCGCTTGCCCGCATCGATGCGCTCACCTGCCGCCCCGTCTCCGCCGAAAAGTTTCACTCGCGCGCCTCCTCGCACGATCAGGCGCTTCTCCGTGTCGACTGGAGCGAGGTAACGCCCGCGGCCTCAGTTGCGAACGCCGGCGCGAACTGGGCACTGCTCGGCGATGGTACCCCGTACCCGAGCCTGGCCGATCTCCAGGTGGCGCTCGAGCAGGGGGTCGCCTCGCCGGATGTCCTGGTTGCGCGGTTCACGGAGCACACCGAAGGGGATCTCCCCGCCGCCGCGCATCGAGCCACCGCGCGGGCACTCGCGCTGCTGCAGACCTGGCTCGCGGACGAGCGATTCGCCTCGACGCGCCTCGCTGTGATCACGCGGCGGGCCATGGCCACCCATGGCGACGAAGACGTCGAGGACCTTGCCCATGCCCCGCTTTGGGGTCTGGTTCGCTCCGCGCAAACGGAGAACCCGGACCGCCACCTCTACGCCATCGACATCGACGATAGCGACGCTTCGCGCGACGCCCTTCGGGATTCACTCG encodes:
- a CDS encoding SDR family NAD(P)-dependent oxidoreductase produces the protein MDTSGVEAWLCRELAAALDVGVERIDVRTRFKQLGLDSAHATAIIARLGQRLQRPLPVTLFWEYATVEAVARHLVSPTAADHGAAGEEPIPLARARNAEEPIAIVGASCRFAGGVRSLESFWQLLERGGDAISDVPADRWNVDAFFDADRTTPGKMNTRRGGFVDGVDRFDAEFFGISPREAMQMDPQQRLLLELAWEALEDAATLPEALQSSATGVFVGVMGSDYARMFGTEPERIEQHTATGHDTSIIAARVAYTFGLQGPAMSINTACSSSLVAVHLACQSLRDGESEVALAGGVHLVLSPLSTIAMTKFGALSTDGRCKAFDLRADGYVRGEGGGLVVLKRLSRAIADRDRIRGVVLASAVNNDGFSNGLTAPNPKAQEQMLRTAYARARIAPRKVAYVETHGPGTLLGDPIEAGALGKVLGAGRRADRPLRIGSVKTNLGHTEAAAGIAGLLKVLLALEHDRLPPNLHFETANPHIDFESLRLEVQSTLEPWPSMDDADSKDSDSGDPRIAGVSSFGFGGTNCHLVVRGYPAPRRPADVWREARPPVPSVPPRIVFVCPGQGGQWSGMGVALLREEAVFRFALEACDRAIRAHTGWSVLERLTGTTGLGRTDVVQPVLFAMQVAMARLWESWGIRPDALVGFSQGEMAAAHLAGILSLEDAARIVCVRSALLYDKAPPGGMLSVALPAGDALRAAGEDGLVVAAHSGPAATVLSGEVSAIERALLRLDADGLRAARIDVDYASHSPAMKALEGELSARLAGLTPCPATVRMVSTVLGGEDLAGSECGPRYWVRNLQEPVRFQQAVERLGSEGPALFVELGPHPVLVRSIQAMIAAGSVSGAAVASCHRDEEERESLLASLDTLVAHGAQLRVEPSPVRGMLFPISGKTEAALRAQAALLRDHVAGHADRALEDLAFSLATTRTHFEHRASFVANERAQLLDALDALAEGRPFPRAAVGRSAAGSKVVFVFPGQGSQWPGMAVELLRTSPLFRQHLEACERALAPHIDWSLLAVLRGEDGAPSLDRVDVVQPALFAVMVSLAALWRSLGVEPDAVVGHSQGEIAAAHVAGALSLEDAAKIVAWRSRALRRLAGAGAMASVESSVAELRSNLAPFGDRLAVAAINGPTATLVSGDSDAVDAFLENLESGVFARKVQVDYASHSAHVEAVREDIVSGLATITPRRCAIPLRSTVTATSLEGPELDAEYWFQNLRRTVRFADVTESLRREGFRYFVEVSPHPVLTLAMQSPREHAGDSEPVVVGTLRRHEGDFGRILLAAGELHTRGLPLDWTRLVPSGRRTDLPTYAFQRQRHWLDASSVSKTSADVASAGLATMDHPLLGAAVPLPEGQGVVFTGRLSLAEQPWLAGHQVFGEVILPGAAFVELALAAAHRVGLDRIEELTLESPIALPPHGATWVQLALGPVNDRKRSLTVHTRAADSADLVSDEHIPWTRHATGTLAPASASVDGGLRTWPPRDATPVSLDGVYERLARSGLSYGPDFQGLRAMWRRNDELFAEVALPHDAAKDAPRFAIHPALLDAALHALAVESVERTGDVVLPFTWSDVSLRSVGASLARVSFRYREERSTVSMVLADAAGDPLARIDALTCRPVSAEKFHSRASSHDQALLRVDWSEVTPAASVANAGANWALLGDGTPYPSLADLQVALEQGVASPDVLVARFTEHTEGDLPAAAHRATARALALLQTWLADERFASTRLAVITRRAMATHGDEDVEDLAHAPLWGLVRSAQTENPDRHLYAIDIDDSDASRDALRDSLASSDDERQFALRDGRRLVPRLSRPRPTDSLRPPEVPAWRLHIPTKGSIEDLTLIASPEATAPLARGQVRLAVHAAGLNFRDVLDTLGMYPDDPGPLGTEAAGVVTEVGPDVTALAVGDRVMGVVSAAFGPMAVADARTLIRMPAGWSFAQAASVPVIFLTAYYALVDLARLAPGERILVHAAAGGVGMAATQLARHLGAEVFATASPGKWTTLRTLGFDDPHMASSRTLEFEHQFRISTQGAGFDVVLDSLAHAFVDASLRLLPRGGRFIEMGKTDIRDPNRIAEEHPGVVYRAFDLLEAGPDRIQQMLAELGALFDRGVLRPPPITCWDVRRAPEAFRTLARAAHVGKCVLTVPQRLDPKGTVLMTGGTGTLGALVAQHLVKTHGAKHLLLVSRQGASAPGARDLQLELEAAGARVTLAACDVADREALRALLDGMGAEHPLTAVVHAAGTLDDGVLDAMTEERMGAVFAPKLDAAAHLHELTKDRDLAAFVLFSSLAGVLGNPGQSNYAAANAFLDALAHHRTARGLAATSLAWGYWSERSGLTRHLGAADLSRLRRGGFRPLSSRDGLALFDAALLRPESALVLATPDPAALAASATPMTRKLARGAAMRRAATNTSTLQQGLPSLAPKGRERAMLDLVCTEVATALGLPSAAAVQTDRALRELGLDSLLAVEVRNRLAAASGLRLQSNLLFDYPTANALAGFLSSRIDGSRPAEQPPRMHDDEVRPAIPSKAVEAMNASELIKLVLNQSSSDDA